A part of Paenarthrobacter sp. A20 genomic DNA contains:
- a CDS encoding MFS transporter, whose protein sequence is MSTTDPTATETRPPADNRTAGKTQAALLVAGSCMPVLGAVLLAPVLPTLNQVFADTPGVAILVPLVLTLPALFVALFSPLAGYVADRVGRKQLLIFAMLAYALFGTAPLWLDSLGAIAVSRVGVGIAEAAIMTCCTTLITDYYSGQQRNKYLGLQTMVSALAATAFFALGGALGSISWRTPFWLYAVSAVLVIPMVLKLWEPAEIEPTTTTKQPVPWRQIGTPAAVTLFGGIVFYALIVHLPYVITGLGVTDTGLIGGAAAIASLATAAGAISFRYLAKLGTRKLLIGAFGLAAVGLCLVSLAGNVPLAIAGAVIASAGTGVLLPTLLTWAVNGLDYAQRGRGTGIWTGSLFIGQFLTPIVLGAAAAALGNLSLAIGALGMACVLALVVTLVRGPRLVTISH, encoded by the coding sequence ATGAGCACCACGGATCCAACTGCGACCGAGACCCGCCCACCAGCTGACAACCGAACGGCCGGAAAGACACAGGCCGCACTGCTGGTCGCCGGCAGCTGCATGCCCGTACTCGGCGCAGTCCTGCTGGCACCTGTCCTCCCCACCCTGAACCAGGTCTTTGCCGATACCCCCGGCGTCGCCATCCTCGTACCCCTGGTCCTCACCCTTCCGGCCTTGTTCGTAGCGCTGTTCTCGCCACTGGCCGGCTACGTCGCTGATCGCGTCGGGCGCAAGCAGCTGCTCATCTTTGCGATGCTTGCGTACGCCCTTTTTGGGACAGCACCGTTGTGGCTGGATTCCCTCGGTGCCATCGCTGTGTCGAGAGTCGGCGTAGGAATTGCCGAGGCGGCCATCATGACTTGCTGCACCACCTTGATCACCGACTATTACTCGGGGCAGCAGCGGAACAAGTACCTCGGTCTCCAGACCATGGTCAGCGCGCTGGCGGCCACTGCGTTTTTTGCCCTTGGCGGCGCCCTGGGCAGCATCAGCTGGCGGACTCCGTTCTGGCTCTATGCGGTTAGCGCCGTGCTGGTGATCCCCATGGTCCTCAAGCTGTGGGAACCTGCAGAAATCGAGCCCACAACCACGACGAAACAGCCTGTGCCGTGGCGGCAGATTGGCACCCCGGCCGCTGTGACGCTGTTCGGTGGCATCGTGTTCTACGCGTTGATCGTCCACTTGCCGTATGTGATCACAGGTTTGGGCGTGACGGATACCGGGCTCATTGGCGGTGCCGCTGCGATCGCCTCGTTGGCCACTGCAGCGGGCGCTATCTCCTTCCGGTACCTTGCCAAGCTGGGCACTCGGAAACTGCTGATCGGCGCTTTTGGCCTTGCTGCCGTCGGGCTTTGCCTGGTCTCGTTGGCCGGGAACGTGCCCCTGGCGATCGCGGGCGCCGTCATCGCCAGCGCTGGCACGGGGGTGCTGTTGCCGACGCTGCTGACCTGGGCAGTCAACGGCCTGGACTATGCCCAGCGGGGACGCGGGACCGGCATCTGGACCGGCAGCCTGTTCATCGGCCAATTCCTCACGCCGATCGTCCTCGGAGCTGCGGCTGCCGCATTGGGAAACCTCAGCCTGGCAATCGGGGCGTTGGGCATGGCGTGCGTCCTTGCCTTGG